Within Lolium rigidum isolate FL_2022 chromosome 5, APGP_CSIRO_Lrig_0.1, whole genome shotgun sequence, the genomic segment CAGGACTATGCAGGTTCATGCATATACCCGAGTTCTCTTCGAGCACGGTCGGCCGGATGCACGTACTATACACGCTGATCAATCGAGCGAGAGCAAATCAGCCTAGACGAATCGGGCCATGGCCACGGCGGTGCAGAAAACGTCGTCGACACACAGGACGGTGGTCTTCCGGGGCGCGCACAAGCTCAACATCCTCGGATACACCACGCGGCGGAGGCTTGGCAGCGCCGACAACACCGTCAGGTCCCGGAGCTTCGACGCCGGCGGCTTTCTCTGGACCCTCGTTTGCCGCTTCCATGAAAAGCTGGCACGAGTAAAAGGTGTGACCCTGGTGTCCGTCTCCCTCGAGCTCTCCCGCAACGAGACCGACGAGGCCGTCGTCGCCACGGCCAGCGTCCGGATCGACGACCCCAGCGGCACCGGCTGGTGGCCCGCCGCCGAGTGGCACAGCGAGGAGCCCAACGTCTTCCCGGCCCGGTCCAGCACCGCCGTCGCCTGGGAGCTCGCTGTCCCCGACGCGTTCCGTGAGCACGAAGAACGCTACGTCGACGAGGACGCCGACCGCCTCACCGTCCACTGCACCGTCGATGTCCACCGGGAAGAGTCCGTCGAGGGGCCCACCAGCAGGAGTTGCCTCGTCTCCATGCCGCCACGGCCGAGCCTCAGCAAGGACATCCACAGGCTCCGGGAGAAGATGTGGTGGCCGGACGTCACGTTCCTCGTGGAAGAGGCCAAGATCCGGGCCCACAAACTCGTGCTCGCCATGCGATCGCCGGTCTTCGCGGCCGAGTTTCGTGGAGACATGAAGGAGAAGACCATGCGGTGCATAAGGGTTGTCGACATGACCGCCATGACCTTTAGGGCTATGTTATACTTCATCTACACCGACGAGTTGCCCAAACCCAAGAACAAGGCCTGCCCCGTAGCCATGGCGCGAGACCTGCTCGTGGCCGCGGATCTGTACGACCTTGAGAGGCTGAGGATCATGTGCGAGAACATACTATCCCAGAGCATCGCAATCGACAATGTCATGGAAACTTTGATGCTAGTGCACAACAGGCATAGATGCCACCACCTAGAAGCCTCATGCGTCGAGTACTTGGCGTCCGATCCCGATGTGTATGATGCCGTGGAGGCAAGCGAGGAGTACAAGAAACTTGACATGACATGTCCCTCTTATATAAACGAGATCACCAGGAAAGTAGCCAAACGAGCTGTGGCCCGCAACAGATCTCCATCCTCCTCCGGTAACAACAGCAATAGAGAGACGATGAGCACGTCCCGCTACAACCCGTCGGCCGTGATGATCGGCACGCACGAGTTCAGGATTGAAAGCTTGAGCGCCTTAAGGAAGACACACAATGTTCTTGGACAGTACGTCAAGAGCAAGTTCCAACTTGGGGCTCACGAGTGGGCGATGACGGTGTACCCATCAGGGGAGCGGGAGGAGTACAAGGAGTGTATTGGcctcttcgtcgggccatcgatTGATGATGATACCAGTCTTAAAGCGTCGGTGACTATCAAGCTCGTCGACCCAAGTGGCAAACCGTCTTATTTGTGTAAGTTAACACACATCTACGCCGGCAGGAAATGTGATAAGCATGGCTGGCCAGGGATAATCACCGTGGCATCTGCCAATTCACAATATGTGGGACATGACGGTTCTTTCACCATACAGTGCCGAGTAGAGGTAACCACGGAGGCCTGCACTAGCAACACCGTCGTCGCAGCCCCGACGTCCTTTTCTGTGCCACCTTCAAACATGGCGTGGCATCTCGAGCAGCTGCTGGCGAGCAAGGAGGGCTGGGACCTCAAGTTCCTCGTGGAGGACAGCGACATCCATGCGCATGGTCTCGTGATCGCTACACGGTCGCCCGCGCTACACGAGTTGGTCGAATCGGCAACCGGAACGGACCACGTCAGGGTCGACGAGATGAAAGCCTCAATTTTCAAAGTCTTGCTCCACTTCATCTACACCGACGAGCTGCCTCGCATCGATGATGTCCTAGTAGTCCCTTCTAATGCATGGCACTCTTCCATGACGGTGGTCGAAGAGATGCTCTCCGCCGCATGCCGGTTCCGTCTAGAGAGGATGAGGCGGTTGTGCGAGAACCTGCTAGCCGAGAACATGGAGGCGGGGAACGCTCTCGCGACACTGGACCTGGCGGGGCGCCACGGCTGCACCGAGCTGGAAACCTACTGCATCGACTACATTGCCCAGCCACACGTGGTCAAGGACGTGATGAAAACTCTCAGCTCCTTCTGCAGGGTCTCGAGGTGAAATTAACAAATATTACATGCAATAGATACTACGCGGTTTCAAACTAGAAGCCTTTTCTAAAAGCTAAGAGGTAAtatatgtaaatatatttttcattAGTTAATCTACTTTCTGGAGTTTTAAAGAAATTTGGCAAGTTGTAACTTGTAGCAAGCCCGCCCTGGTGCCTCCAGCGAGCGAGCTAGCATGTGTGGCAGGTGGCACCCAGGCGGCACCACCTGTACCCCTCCTCGGTTCACATCTTCCTGTATAAAATTGCCTGAAAAGCCAAACATCTAGTAAGCTTCATCTTGGATCCAGAGAGAGCACAGAGCTAGCTAGCTAAACATCTAGTACTAGTAAGCTTCATCTAGCTTGGATCCAGAGAGATCACAGAGCTAGCTAGTTATGCCATGGCAGACCACCGTGACCACGGCCAGGAGCGGCACGTCGGAGGCCCGTCGTCGCTCGCAGTGGCCTCGCTCCTAGCGCTCGCAGGTGGGTTCCTCGTCCTATCCTTCACGGCGCTGGCCGTCTCCATCACAGGGCTCGCCGTGGCAGCGCCGCTGCTCCTGCTCTGCAGCCCGGTGCTAGTCCCAGCAGCGCTGCTGGTGGCTTTGGAAGGAATAGGTATGGCGGCGTCAGGAGCACTCGCCCTCGGGGCAGTCGCGCTGCTGTCACTCCTGTGGAGCGCGGCAAGGAAGGCGGCAGCGACCCCACCGGACTACGTGGAGGAGGGAAAGCAGCGGGTGGCGGAGTTGGCTGGAGAGAAGACGTCGCACGTCGACGCCGGCCAGGTCATTGCAGACCAAGTAGCTAGAAAGCCTTAATAATCTCTTAATATCATCACAATCCTGTATGATTTCACTTCAAGCCTGTAGCTCGTTCTATCCATAAATTCATTGTACAAATAATCGAGGGTATTGCTAATTACCTCCTATATATCAGTCTATATGTACTTTATTCTTATAGTTCTTCAGCCGTGTAGATAGAAGTATAGAATTACACATCCTGTAGTCCCAGTTGTTCCtgtcaaaaacaaaaacacagaGCAAAATGTTCTTCAGCTTAAACCAATTGTCACATGAAAATACCAAATAAATAGATATACATTTAAATCTTTTTTCTCTAACACACGCCTAAGCGAGTGTCTTTGTATATTAGAAGGAGCCGCAAAGAGGCGGAAAAACTGTACAAACTGTAGCAGCACTACAAGAGAAAGACagagaaacaaaagaaaagatcTAAAAAACAAggacaaaaagaagaaaagaagaagaaaactatACATTTAAATCTTAGCAAAATGCTGGGTAGCACTCTAAAGATAACCAGAAAAGAAGATTAAAAAAACATTTTAGGAGTACCTCGTTGACGAAGAAGGCGTGGAACCCGTAAGGAACCCGATTCGGCAGCTCGACAACCGCCACTGGATCAGCAGACATTGTCTTGGCATCAATCACATTTACTTCAGATTTCCTGCATTCGGTCCACACCACACAAAATTAATCACATTTCTCAAGCAACTAACTAAAACCATGCGGCGGCATTCATGAGTGACGTACCCTGTGTTCTCATCATGCACAAAGAGTATCAGGTACCCATCATCTTCTTCGCCAGACACGCCCGGCACCTTGGGAATGAACACCGCCTCCGAACCGAACCTCCCAGGACCCAGGTCGTATATGCCGCTCACGTTGCCCCCCACCTCAAGCTGCTTCTTGCTGCTGTCTGGCTCGGCGTGCAGATCAAACTTTATGACACCGGTCACCTTCGCTATGCTGTCCAGGATCGTGCAGTACACATACCGCTGCTTCCTGCGTCCAATCAACAAAGTAACAGAACAGAAAATGTTTATTCATGAGTTGGTAATGATTAAAGATAACACACTTCCAGAAGAAAGCAAACTTGCGTTGAATTTGCAAGGTCCAGCAGAAGTACCTGCCGGTATAACTTTCATTAATTCGAGGAAAGTCTACAGCAGAAACAGAGAGTTGCTTCTGTGAAGCAGCGCCGGTTTTCATGTTGAATCTCATCTCATACCTAAAAAGATGTAACATTAGGCCAAGCATTGGATCGCATGGAATTTAAATAAAGGTTGAGATTGCAGGTATATACGTACAGCTCATTCCCAAAGTTCTCAAGCTTCTCGTTCTGTTCACCGTTCACCTTGTCCAAATCTGGGTTCTCAAGGCGGCAGGTAATGAGAACAACCTCATCACCCTCTTCCCAAGCATTAGCtgtgacaaaaaaaaaaagatgcttcTTGTGATTAGTTCACTAAGATTAGAACGAATGAAATGCTGATATAGAGTTTCAACGAAAAACACTTTCTCTTTTCGTTACATGATCCATATGTTCCCTGGCTATGCAGAATTCATGACAGATGGTACAAAAAGATTGTACATTCAGAGTTTAAGCTGAATGTTACATGTGGTATACCGTTGTGGAATATGAAGCAATTCGGGAGTTCAAACCATCTGATGCTTTTTTCATCCTTTTCATAGCGTTGGAGTATACCGAATCGAGCTTTCTTTGTAGGATCAAACTTGTAGATAAATTCACCATTCTTCACCATTTCCTTTATACAAGAATAGAGAACAATGAGACCAAACTACATAAAGGAGTGTTAACTACTTATCAATTACGGGTGCAACACATGCCTATCCCATGCTACTGTGAAAAAAATGTTGACTAGGGCATCCTTCAACAGAATGTAAAGAAATGGTACTGGGAAAAAAATGCACTGAAGGAACTTGCTAACTACTAGTGTGTAGTACCTTTGGTCGAAACATCAAAGGCAGGTCCATGAATATGGAATAATTCTCTGTGATGGCAAAGTCATGCATCATTACAGATTCCGGTATTGTTATTGGTACAGGATCAAGCATGACTCCATCTTTGGTGATGACCCGGTATGTACAATAAGGAGGTTCATGTGAGTACCCAAAGGTGAACATTTCGTCTGAAAGAAGAATAACCACATCATGTATCCAAATTTTCCTAAAAGGAATAAGAAATAGTCCGATTGTCGATAACCCTGTAACGTACCAGTAAATGGATCAACCTTTGGGTGAGCAGTGAAAGAATGTTTCAACCTTTTGTCGTAATCTAGCAACCCAAGAGTTTGCAGGTCTCCATCTTCAAGGACCTTAACAACGTctgaaaagaaaaatagaaaatcacATTCTGTAATTGCATGGGCATTGCTATGGATGTGAGATTTGAGGATGATAACAAATTACAGCAGAACATAATGATTCACAATCAGTACATGTAGCTGCCAACACGACCACATTTAAGGCCCAACTATTTCCAATAGCATATGCACATGAATATAGAAAAGAAAAGTGCTAACAGACTGACAACTTACAGGGTTTATCTGCTTCTGACAGGGCCATGAGTTTGCCATGATGATATACAAATGCAGTATTAGCTGGAAAAGAAGGAAAAAGATCAACAAATTGCGAAAAAATGGGTATTTTAAAATGTAGATAGACATCATTCAGTGATTGCATGAAGTAAAGAGATACCTGTTCCAATTCCATAAGTAGCATCCAATACTTTAAGCTTTTTCCTAAGTTCTTGCATTTGGACCATAAACAATCCAAAAAATCCCTTTAGATCTCCTATCTGTAAATATTGAGGGAAAACATCACATGCGTGTACAACCAATTTTCATATATGGTCATCACTAAGCCCACCAGGTGTGGACAGTTACAGATTTAAATTAATACTTAGTAGGCGTGTTAGCCTTGAATTACTGTATGATATGACTTAAATATGATTCATGAGATTATCATGTATTGATGCCATCAGCTACAATAGAAACTGGGTCCAAAATCCTGACATACAGACATACAGTCAATGTAGCAACCAAGAAACTCAGATGACACAAGAGAGGCCTCAACAGGAATTCGAGTATCACACAAGTTGAAAACTGGCAAAGATGAACACAGTAAGAAAAAATATACTCCGTACATATTTGCAAACACCAAGCGTATACTAAAGAAAATTATGGTGGGCATCAGGTCAGTTATGCCATTAAGAAACTAAGCTGATCAGAGAGCTTCAGAAGGCCAAAATGGTGGATTTTGTTAGACGATGTATGGTATATATTGGAATGTTATTTAACAGAGTAAACAGTTGGAAGcattaaaaggaaaaaaaacagaaCACCGATCTTGAAAAAGTAAAACAGAAAACAAGTGGTGGTGGAGAAAGTCAAGTGTTACGTAATAATTCAGTAATTGTTAAGAAGATTCAGGTTTTCTAATCAAACAAGTAAGCTTATCTTCACCAAGTAAAAATGGTATATATTGGAACCTTGATTAACAGAATATAAAAGTTGCAAGCATGGATGAGAAAACCAGAACACAGTTGGAGATGGAGGGAACTGAgtgtcacgtaatacttactgagTAACTGATAAGAAGATTCAAATCTTTTAACAAATAAAAAGTAAGATTACCTTCATAAACTTTGCTCCACCAAAATACTCTTCTTGCTTGAGGCGAGAAGTCTTCACGTATCTTGATACATATGTAGCTTTCCCATCTTTAATACGCATTGCATGGATCATTCTGTAAGGAACGATGTACAAGTTTATGTAACCGTGAGCAAAAGTTTGAACGGTATATTTGAGCTATCAAGAAACATCATGAGCAGTAGTATTTCAAACTATATGTCGAAACGCTAAAATTTATAGAATGCTGAAGTTTATGCAAACACCTTCATCTGTAGCATGGCAAATGTGGCCATGAAACATTAACATAAGTAGTATTGGTATGTAAAAAATTACTGAAAAAAGGAGAAAATAATGTGCAACGCTACAGCTAAGGTCTGCAGTATTTCAAACAGAAGAGATTATATCACATACCCGTCTCCATCAAAcctgcaaaaaaagaaaaaacaagatagaaaataaattaGAAGGTGTGTGAGGATGAGCACTGGTGTTACAAAAAAATACTATTAGTTTACTACTAGCACAATTAAACAGTGTGCACAgttgtgtgtgtgtttgtgcatcAAAGCAGGTACATATAATTGTATTCGCAGTATTGAATGAAATAACAGTGCATGTTTATGCCCTTACGACTACCAAGTGATGTTTACGCTTTTGCTGGGAACAGGTGCATGACCCATATAATATCTCTTTGGTGAAGGAAGAATAGTTAGACAAGTAAAGAGTCAATACCAATGATACCCAGCTACGGGGACAAACTTTGGGTTAGGCCCCACCCTGACAAACTCTCCGTTCAAGCACTCCTGTAGACAACAGCAACAAAAAGGAATAGCatgaagaaaagaaaagataatCTAGTGAGCTGCTGACTTCATAAGAACAGGCAGTTTATCCAAGAAAGTGTATTTCATTATTTCTCACCAAATTAGCATAGAAGTTGTTCTTGCAGAGTCTGTTACCAAAAATGGTTTCTTTTTTCTCGTTTGCTGGAACAAATATAATTTTCTTCTAGAAGAAGGTTTGATCAAACTACCAGACATAGGTCGAACAAACTACTGAAGATAAAGGGTAACGAGTAAGGTAAGACAAGAAGATATGTTGGCCACAACAAGGAACTGTGCATATACTCGTGGACACATGGTTAGCAAGGGTGTGTATTTCAGTTCTCACAATGGCCTGTCAATTTGGAGTCCCAGCAAGCTGCAACATGCGTCAAATCCGGAGGTCCAGAGGCTAGAGTAACCGCGCTGTTTGAGAATGTGGTGAGGACCGTGTTATTCCTTATAAGTTATAACGGTGGCATCATAGCCATTTATCAGAGATCACTGTCTTGTGACTGAAACTTGATTCCAGATATTCAGAGGGGGAAATCCACCCCAATGTCAGGATGCAGACACATAGGGTGCGTTTGGATTGTTCCTGCAGGCCGCCCTACCGAAATTGGCTAGCCAAGTTTTTGGGTCATGATTCTGCCGCCCATGTGCTGCCAAAATTTTGGCTGGAATTGTTGAAGGGTCAATAAGTAATCCATAGGCAGCCACATAATTGGCAACAAACCAAACAGGTGGGAGGATATTTGGCATGACCAGTGTTTTTGGTTGGTAGGATGAGATTGGGACACAAACCAAACTGGCCCATGGATATAGGAGGGCAAGAACATCAGAATAATAGTAATTAGTGTCTTTTGTCCTGTAAACGGAACCGATGTTGTTGACATACAAGAAACAAGTAAAGGTACTCAGCCTGTTCATGACAAACTGGAACTTTCTGGTGTCAAACGTTTGCTGGGAGTCATAGTATAAACAAGGCGCCAAGCATTTAATTCCAGGTGTCTCTGGTGTGTTGACTAAGAGGGTCTGGAGTTTATCAATGAATACAACTATTTCATAGTTGACTAGCGATGCACCAGCACAGTCCCAGGTCCTCACCTGAGGATTTGGACCTGAATCGGTTCGAAGATCCAAAAAGAATCATTGTAAAGTAGAGGTACAGGGAAATTTTCGTCTGGCATGTGAGATTTGTTTTCATGTCAAAGAAAATATTTTGACGGCGGGCGGAGAAGAAGGGAGGGGTGCGTACCGGGAGGTGGCCGCGGACGGGGAGTCCCGCGGCGGGCGGGGTCTCGTCCTGGACGGGGGCGAAGTTGCCGGAGAGCCAGTGGAGCGGCTTGGTCTTGTCGTGGCCGAGgcggacgacgaggcgctccagcAGGTCCACCGCCCAGGAAGCCACCCCCTTGCTCGGCCGCGGCGCCggcaccaccaccgccgtcccCTTCTGAatgtcctccgccgccgccgccgccgccgcttctcccATGGTGGCCGCCGGCGGGATTGGATACTGGTACTGGTGGGGGGATTGGCTGGCGTGGGAGATGCTCAGCGCATTGGTTTGTAGGCagccagtggaggaggaggagatgaggGGAGGACGGCAATGGCGTTAGCGACAGCCGGCCGGCGTCGATAATTCAGTGGTGGTTCCTGATTGGCCGCGTCGTGGAATCTCATCGTCCAAAAACACTAGTACTAGTATTTGGATATTTTGAGATGCTTATTTGGATTCATTGAACAGTCAGTCCAGGATCAGATTGTACAATTTTTTCTACGAAATCGATTTGTCCGGCCTGCTCGCCTCACCTCACCTCTTTGGAATCAT encodes:
- the LOC124655806 gene encoding BTB/POZ and MATH domain-containing protein 3-like, whose translation is MATAVQKTSSTHRTVVFRGAHKLNILGYTTRRRLGSADNTVRSRSFDAGGFLWTLVCRFHEKLARVKGVTLVSVSLELSRNETDEAVVATASVRIDDPSGTGWWPAAEWHSEEPNVFPARSSTAVAWELAVPDAFREHEERYVDEDADRLTVHCTVDVHREESVEGPTSRSCLVSMPPRPSLSKDIHRLREKMWWPDVTFLVEEAKIRAHKLVLAMRSPVFAAEFRGDMKEKTMRCIRVVDMTAMTFRAMLYFIYTDELPKPKNKACPVAMARDLLVAADLYDLERLRIMCENILSQSIAIDNVMETLMLVHNRHRCHHLEASCVEYLASDPDVYDAVEASEEYKKLDMTCPSYINEITRKVAKRAVARNRSPSSSGNNSNRETMSTSRYNPSAVMIGTHEFRIESLSALRKTHNVLGQYVKSKFQLGAHEWAMTVYPSGEREEYKECIGLFVGPSIDDDTSLKASVTIKLVDPSGKPSYLCKLTHIYAGRKCDKHGWPGIITVASANSQYVGHDGSFTIQCRVEVTTEACTSNTVVAAPTSFSVPPSNMAWHLEQLLASKEGWDLKFLVEDSDIHAHGLVIATRSPALHELVESATGTDHVRVDEMKASIFKVLLHFIYTDELPRIDDVLVVPSNAWHSSMTVVEEMLSAACRFRLERMRRLCENLLAENMEAGNALATLDLAGRHGCTELETYCIDYIAQPHVVKDVMKTLSSFCRVSR
- the LOC124652111 gene encoding carotenoid 9,10(9',10')-cleavage dioxygenase-like, whose product is MGEAAAAAAAEDIQKGTAVVVPAPRPSKGVASWAVDLLERLVVRLGHDKTKPLHWLSGNFAPVQDETPPAAGLPVRGHLPECLNGEFVRVGPNPKFVPVAGYHWFDGDGMIHAMRIKDGKATYVSRYVKTSRLKQEEYFGGAKFMKIGDLKGFFGLFMVQMQELRKKLKVLDATYGIGTANTAFVYHHGKLMALSEADKPYVVKVLEDGDLQTLGLLDYDKRLKHSFTAHPKVDPFTDEMFTFGYSHEPPYCTYRVITKDGVMLDPVPITIPESVMMHDFAITENYSIFMDLPLMFRPKEMVKNGEFIYKFDPTKKARFGILQRYEKDEKSIRWFELPNCFIFHNANAWEEGDEVVLITCRLENPDLDKVNGEQNEKLENFGNELYEMRFNMKTGAASQKQLSVSAVDFPRINESYTGRKQRYVYCTILDSIAKVTGVIKFDLHAEPDSSKKQLEVGGNVSGIYDLGPGRFGSEAVFIPKVPGVSGEEDDGYLILFVHDENTGKSEVNVIDAKTMSADPVAVVELPNRVPYGFHAFFVNEEQLGLQDV